In Candidatus Paceibacterota bacterium, a single genomic region encodes these proteins:
- a CDS encoding membrane dipeptidase — translation MSKDPYTSYSYLPEEERFDKIKLASEFNRVAPYEGALTAEEQTRAEKLMRENITVSLHDHPVRFPDDMRDTPEYNRTGRQHTAFAGVKESGMTVIFDNMMDGTACVTGNAPWRWLDIITDIGMRLADIAHQDDVTVVRTMADIDYAHRNNKVGFVFGLEASTPIENEIDRLDVLYGLGIRQIGIAYSDSNALGCGLNENTDSGLTDFGRRAVKRMNALGMAVDISHSSDQTGIDACRESDAPVFMTHAGARAIWPIKRMKGDDVLKAVAETGGVIGMSAAPHTTLSHAHPQHSIDSVMDHLLYCIDLVGIEHVAFGPDTLYGDHVGLHTVFSGLLKTAFREAPPFERVKYVDGLENPTENFWNIAGWLVQNGFSDEDIVAILGGNIMRALKAIWVK, via the coding sequence ATGAGCAAAGATCCCTACACCTCTTATAGCTATCTTCCAGAGGAAGAACGTTTCGACAAAATTAAGTTGGCCTCTGAATTCAATCGTGTCGCACCGTATGAAGGTGCTCTCACAGCTGAAGAGCAGACCCGGGCAGAGAAATTAATGCGAGAGAACATCACGGTCAGCCTGCATGACCATCCAGTTCGTTTTCCAGATGACATGAGGGACACCCCGGAGTACAACCGCACTGGTCGCCAGCACACCGCGTTTGCTGGAGTAAAAGAATCTGGCATGACAGTGATTTTCGATAATATGATGGATGGCACAGCATGTGTAACAGGGAATGCGCCTTGGCGCTGGCTTGACATCATTACAGATATTGGAATGCGCCTGGCAGATATTGCTCATCAGGATGATGTCACTGTTGTCCGGACTATGGCCGACATTGATTACGCACACAGGAACAATAAGGTCGGATTCGTCTTTGGTCTTGAAGCATCGACTCCTATCGAAAATGAAATTGACCGCCTTGATGTGCTCTATGGATTAGGAATACGGCAAATTGGAATCGCCTATTCCGACTCCAATGCACTTGGTTGTGGACTCAATGAGAATACTGATAGCGGACTTACCGACTTTGGTCGCCGTGCAGTCAAGCGGATGAACGCTCTTGGAATGGCCGTCGATATTTCACATTCATCAGATCAAACCGGTATTGACGCCTGTAGAGAGAGCGATGCACCAGTTTTCATGACACATGCCGGCGCGCGCGCCATTTGGCCCATTAAGCGGATGAAAGGCGATGATGTCCTTAAGGCAGTTGCAGAGACTGGCGGAGTAATCGGCATGTCTGCCGCGCCGCATACGACTCTTTCGCACGCACATCCTCAGCACTCGATCGATTCAGTGATGGATCATCTTCTCTATTGCATTGATCTCGTCGGTATCGAGCACGTGGCTTTCGGTCCGGATACTTTGTATGGAGATCATGTTGGGTTGCATACAGTCTTCTCAGGCCTTCTCAAGACCGCATTTAGGGAAGCACCACCTTTTGAGCGCGTGAAGTACGTAGATGGTCTTGAAAACCCAACAGAGAATTTTTGGAATATCGCAGGCTGGCTTGTACAGAACGGCTTCTCTGACGAAGATATTGTTGCCATCCTGGGTGGAAATATTATGAGAGCCTTGAAGGCGATCTGGGTCAAATAG
- a CDS encoding dipeptidase, with protein sequence MLTFDSHDDNYIAELSQYVAIPSVSRDASAETMQKAAEWLAAQLSFANARVVPTSGHPVVRGEWLGAPDAPTILVYGHYDVQPTGDLAEWHTPPFELIRDGDVIRGRGVTDDKGPVLIVLKVAQAFLAQEGKLPLNVKFLFEGEEEIGSPNLPEYVRAHVDELAADLVISADGAMWRPTEPSLSVASKGLVTFDLEVSGAKEDLHSGRYGGTVANPVHVLSEILAGLHNRDGSVAIEGFYAGIPEMSSERRAEIAKVAFSDAEYMKTLGIDEVFGEAGYSTIERLWERPTLEINGVQAGGKYTVIPHVATAHISCRLVPGQFPEKVLDAIRKHIEKIKHDGVKIAMRADHGGVPAYTIPTDHPANRAAAAALEAVYPGETVLFAVIGGTLPATALFEDVLGIKTLFFSFATADEKHHAPNEFMRIKRLREGMHAWEVLWRFLADGPHKLAIVGK encoded by the coding sequence ATGTTGACCTTTGATTCACACGATGACAATTACATCGCTGAGCTCTCTCAATATGTAGCCATTCCATCTGTTAGCCGGGATGCATCAGCCGAGACGATGCAGAAAGCTGCCGAATGGCTTGCCGCTCAACTTTCCTTCGCGAATGCTCGGGTAGTTCCAACATCAGGCCATCCAGTAGTGCGTGGCGAGTGGCTGGGAGCCCCGGATGCCCCGACCATCTTGGTCTATGGACATTACGATGTGCAGCCAACGGGCGATCTCGCTGAATGGCATACGCCACCCTTCGAGCTCATTCGAGATGGAGACGTAATCCGCGGCCGTGGCGTCACTGACGATAAGGGTCCAGTGCTTATCGTCCTAAAAGTGGCGCAGGCATTTCTTGCGCAAGAAGGAAAACTTCCCCTCAACGTGAAGTTTCTCTTTGAAGGCGAAGAAGAGATTGGTAGCCCAAATCTTCCTGAGTATGTTCGAGCTCATGTGGACGAACTTGCAGCAGATCTGGTGATTTCTGCCGATGGGGCGATGTGGCGTCCAACAGAACCTTCACTCTCGGTCGCATCCAAGGGCCTAGTTACATTTGATCTTGAAGTATCTGGTGCAAAGGAAGATCTGCATTCGGGACGCTATGGTGGCACAGTCGCCAACCCCGTTCACGTGCTCTCAGAGATTCTCGCAGGACTACACAACAGAGATGGCAGTGTCGCCATTGAAGGTTTTTACGCAGGTATTCCGGAAATGAGTTCTGAGCGTCGCGCGGAAATTGCAAAGGTTGCATTCAGTGACGCGGAATATATGAAGACGCTAGGAATTGATGAAGTATTTGGAGAGGCGGGTTACAGCACCATTGAGCGGTTATGGGAGCGTCCGACTCTTGAGATAAACGGCGTTCAAGCTGGAGGGAAATACACAGTCATTCCACATGTTGCCACTGCACATATCTCTTGTCGGTTGGTGCCAGGACAGTTTCCTGAGAAAGTTTTAGACGCTATCAGGAAGCATATTGAAAAGATTAAACATGATGGCGTGAAGATTGCGATGCGAGCAGATCACGGTGGGGTTCCGGCATACACAATTCCTACTGATCACCCGGCAAATCGGGCAGCGGCAGCTGCACTTGAAGCGGTCTATCCTGGAGAAACAGTTCTTTTCGCGGTTATTGGCGGAACACTTCCGGCCACGGCGCTCTTTGAGGATGTACTGGGTATAAAGACCCTCTTCTTTTCCTTTGCAACGGCCGATGAAAAACACCATGCTCCCAATGAATTTATGCGTATCAAGCGTCTTCGCGAAGGCATGCACGCTTGGGAAGTTCTCTGGCGTTTCCTTGCGGATGGACCGCACAAACTTGCGATTGTGGGTAAATAG
- a CDS encoding methylaspartate ammonia-lyase, with protein sequence MKIKDLLCVPGLTGFYVDDQAAILAGAEHDGFDYVGEPITPGFTSIREAGQSLSVLLVLDNGEIAQGDCAVVQYSGAGGREPLFNSLEAQALINQHVLPILKGRTIVDFRSMAQEIDHLEIDGKRISAAIRYGLTQALLDAVAKNRSITMAEVIQDEYQTGIDIAIVPMHTQSGDERYSNVDKMILKEAGVLPHGLINNMETKLGKNGEIFKEYVGWVRDRILSIRKHSDYSPVLQFDAYGTIGQAFDSDVQKCADYLVEVSKIAAPFQLRVEHVIDGKSVDGQVKVSKALREALKARGSDVQLSVDEWCNTLEDIRLFVEAEAADVIHVKMPDLGGVNNTIEALLLIHKSGLGGYCGGTCNETDRSAQISAHIAMACGAIQILAKPGMGVDEGMMIVGNEMARTAALVAYRK encoded by the coding sequence ATGAAGATAAAGGATTTACTCTGCGTTCCAGGACTTACCGGTTTTTATGTTGACGATCAGGCCGCGATCCTGGCGGGCGCCGAACACGATGGCTTTGACTACGTGGGAGAGCCAATCACTCCGGGGTTTACGTCAATTCGTGAGGCCGGTCAATCTCTCTCCGTCCTGCTCGTACTTGATAATGGCGAGATCGCACAGGGAGATTGTGCTGTTGTCCAATACTCAGGCGCGGGCGGAAGAGAGCCACTCTTCAATTCATTAGAAGCGCAAGCGTTAATAAATCAACATGTTCTTCCCATACTGAAGGGCCGAACCATCGTCGACTTTAGAAGTATGGCGCAAGAAATTGATCACCTTGAAATTGATGGGAAGCGCATCTCTGCAGCAATTCGGTACGGCCTTACTCAAGCTCTTCTGGATGCGGTTGCCAAGAATCGTTCGATCACGATGGCAGAAGTCATCCAAGATGAATACCAAACTGGTATTGATATTGCCATCGTCCCTATGCACACACAGTCAGGTGACGAGCGCTACTCCAACGTAGACAAGATGATTTTGAAGGAAGCTGGCGTTTTGCCACATGGTCTCATCAATAATATGGAGACCAAACTTGGCAAGAATGGTGAGATCTTTAAGGAATATGTCGGGTGGGTGCGAGATCGGATTCTATCGATTCGCAAGCACTCTGATTACAGCCCGGTTCTGCAATTTGATGCATACGGCACTATTGGTCAAGCATTTGATTCGGACGTTCAAAAATGCGCGGACTATCTTGTAGAAGTCAGCAAGATTGCTGCGCCGTTTCAACTTCGCGTCGAACATGTTATTGATGGCAAGAGTGTCGACGGGCAAGTAAAGGTCTCCAAGGCGCTCCGTGAAGCGCTCAAAGCACGCGGATCGGACGTTCAACTCTCTGTCGATGAATGGTGCAACACCCTCGAGGATATTCGACTCTTCGTTGAGGCAGAAGCGGCGGATGTGATTCACGTAAAGATGCCGGATCTCGGTGGTGTCAACAACACTATTGAGGCATTGCTTTTGATTCACAAGAGTGGACTAGGCGGATACTGTGGTGGTACCTGCAACGAGACAGATCGATCTGCACAAATAAGCGCCCATATCGCCATGGCATGTGGAGCGATTCAAATTTTGGCAAAACCTGGCATGGGCGTCGATGAAGGAATGATGATTGTTGGAAATGAAATGGCCCGCACCGCGGCGCTTGTTGCCTACAGAAAGTAG
- a CDS encoding SDR family oxidoreductase has product MGVAQVLDGKVAIVTGSGNGIGRATAKAMAAAGAKVCVSDTLVEDGQRTVKEIRDAGGEAIFVLADIANEDQVKSIVENTVSTFGTIDILVNNAGIGGAQKRLHEVNADEFSRVVDVNLVGTFFMTKYTIPYFLKAGGGSIVNIASTYGLVGAPKAPAYCATKGAIVNLTRQLAVDYGPDQIRVNAICPGYIDTSLGRRGPTLSAEEFKAATDRREKAAGMQPLGRQAQPVEVGNVAVFLSSPGASFMTGSIVTVDGGCVTTFNYGEASN; this is encoded by the coding sequence ATGGGAGTTGCACAAGTTCTTGACGGCAAAGTTGCCATCGTCACCGGTTCCGGAAACGGAATCGGTCGGGCAACGGCTAAAGCGATGGCAGCAGCCGGCGCAAAGGTCTGTGTCTCTGATACTTTGGTTGAAGATGGTCAACGAACCGTCAAGGAGATTAGAGACGCAGGGGGCGAAGCCATCTTCGTACTTGCAGATATCGCCAACGAAGATCAGGTGAAGAGTATTGTTGAAAATACGGTTTCAACTTTCGGAACCATCGATATTCTCGTCAACAATGCGGGAATTGGTGGAGCGCAGAAGCGCCTTCACGAGGTTAATGCAGATGAGTTCTCGCGGGTTGTTGATGTCAATCTCGTCGGAACTTTCTTCATGACTAAGTACACAATCCCGTACTTTCTTAAAGCAGGTGGTGGCAGTATCGTGAATATCGCATCAACATATGGTCTAGTGGGTGCGCCGAAGGCTCCCGCCTACTGTGCGACCAAAGGTGCGATCGTCAACCTCACCCGTCAGTTGGCAGTTGATTACGGGCCAGATCAGATCCGCGTGAACGCCATTTGCCCGGGTTACATTGACACCAGCCTTGGTCGTCGTGGCCCCACTTTGAGCGCCGAAGAATTCAAGGCAGCAACAGATCGTCGTGAGAAAGCAGCGGGAATGCAGCCGTTGGGCCGACAGGCGCAACCGGTCGAAGTCGGAAATGTTGCGGTCTTTCTTTCATCTCCTGGTGCTTCATTTATGACCGGATCCATCGTTACCGTGGATGGTGGATGCGTAACAACTTTCAACTATGGAGAAGCGAGCAACTAA
- a CDS encoding M55 family metallopeptidase: protein MKIFISTDMEGTAGVVDWSQCIPGNPEYGYYRELLQNEVNASIKGAMAAGADEFLVNDSHSSMQNLRPHSLEGNARYLSGKHKPMYMMQGLDSSYDAIFFVSYHGSMSAEASVLSHTYNPRAISDIRLNGEFVSEAGINALVAQSYGVPIVLVTGDEITEVETKMWSPGVKAAVVKKSITRFAADSMHPNQACDLIFEKAKASIAELKSIPVPSIELPATLEITFHNNDFADMAAWIPGNVKTGTKKVAITDKDPLALFRRFITTVILTRSIVEWS, encoded by the coding sequence ATGAAGATCTTTATTTCAACCGACATGGAAGGCACCGCAGGAGTTGTCGACTGGAGTCAATGCATTCCAGGAAATCCCGAATACGGCTACTACCGCGAACTTCTTCAAAATGAAGTGAATGCAAGTATCAAAGGCGCGATGGCAGCTGGAGCAGATGAATTCCTTGTCAATGACTCCCACTCTTCGATGCAGAATCTTCGACCGCATTCACTTGAAGGGAATGCTCGCTACCTTTCGGGTAAGCACAAGCCGATGTACATGATGCAAGGACTCGATAGTTCTTATGACGCAATCTTTTTCGTCTCATATCACGGTTCGATGAGCGCCGAAGCGTCGGTCCTTTCACACACGTACAATCCACGCGCCATTTCAGATATCCGACTGAACGGTGAATTCGTCTCTGAGGCCGGGATCAATGCTCTTGTTGCGCAGTCCTACGGAGTGCCTATTGTGCTGGTTACGGGTGATGAGATCACTGAAGTTGAGACCAAGATGTGGTCACCTGGTGTTAAGGCAGCAGTTGTAAAGAAGAGCATTACTCGCTTTGCAGCCGACAGCATGCACCCAAATCAAGCGTGCGACTTGATATTTGAAAAGGCAAAGGCGTCTATTGCTGAGCTCAAATCAATTCCAGTGCCTTCCATCGAACTGCCAGCAACCCTGGAAATCACCTTCCATAACAATGATTTTGCAGATATGGCTGCTTGGATTCCAGGCAACGTCAAGACCGGTACAAAGAAAGTTGCGATTACAGATAAGGATCCTTTGGCGCTCTTCCGTCGTTTCATTACAACTGTCATCCTCACTCGCAGCATCGTTGAGTGGAGCTAA
- a CDS encoding N(4)-(beta-N-acetylglucosaminyl)-L-asparaginase: protein MAAKFSPIIIGSERSEAGIPAAMEILRTGGSALDAVERGLRLCEDNLADHYVGTGGLPNARGIVELDASIMVGSTRAFGAVAAVKNYPNPISIARKVMEQLPQHSLLVGEGAEAFAEYLGFITADLLTPESNALWLKQLETANSESIEGENTKATSGDERYRLASLELVKRMAPHAGPWGTINIIALDQSGELVCGVSTSGYPYKHPGRVGDSAIAGAGNYSDIRYGAAACTGRGELALRAGTARTIVENLRTGQDPETACVNALLDARTLPDNFRAELRCLSLTQDGRHGGASGMEGSTYTLMTEHSTAPEFRPRRKI from the coding sequence TTGGCGGCGAAATTTAGTCCAATCATTATTGGAAGCGAGCGCAGTGAAGCTGGAATACCGGCAGCAATGGAAATACTTCGAACCGGCGGAAGCGCGCTCGATGCCGTCGAACGTGGACTTAGATTATGTGAAGATAATTTAGCCGATCACTATGTCGGTACGGGCGGGCTCCCAAACGCGCGCGGCATCGTCGAACTTGACGCATCCATCATGGTTGGATCAACGCGAGCCTTTGGAGCAGTCGCGGCCGTTAAGAATTACCCAAATCCAATTTCAATTGCTCGCAAAGTAATGGAACAGCTGCCACAGCATTCACTTCTTGTTGGTGAGGGAGCTGAAGCATTTGCTGAGTATCTTGGATTCATTACCGCAGATTTACTCACTCCTGAATCCAATGCACTCTGGCTCAAGCAGCTCGAGACAGCTAACTCTGAATCTATCGAGGGTGAAAACACGAAGGCAACGAGCGGTGATGAGCGATACCGGCTTGCCTCTCTCGAATTGGTAAAGCGCATGGCACCGCACGCCGGCCCATGGGGAACAATCAATATCATCGCCCTTGATCAATCTGGCGAACTTGTATGCGGCGTCAGCACGAGTGGGTATCCCTATAAGCACCCGGGGCGAGTAGGGGATTCCGCAATTGCTGGCGCAGGTAATTACTCTGATATCCGCTACGGAGCTGCTGCATGTACTGGTCGTGGCGAACTGGCTTTACGAGCTGGTACTGCGCGAACAATCGTTGAAAATTTGCGAACGGGACAAGATCCCGAAACTGCCTGTGTCAATGCGCTCCTTGATGCTCGCACGTTACCTGATAATTTCCGTGCTGAACTTCGTTGCCTCTCGTTGACCCAGGATGGCCGACATGGCGGGGCTTCCGGTATGGAAGGTTCGACTTACACGCTCATGACCGAGCATTCCACCGCTCCAGAATTTCGACCAAGGAGAAAGATATGA
- a CDS encoding oligopeptide/dipeptide ABC transporter ATP-binding protein: MSQAVLSAENVVKHFAKRQSIVDRLRKKEIFNVPAIDGVTLDLRAGETLGLVGESGCGKSTLGRTLVGLYTASEGFISLKGKKVTAERTLDERRSVQMVFQDPFSSLNPRLTVGEVLREALSFHNLVPKEKVEARSLELLALVGLPMDALQSYPRQFSGGQRQRIGIARALALEPEVLIADEVVSALDVSVQASVVNLLMDLKRDLGLTMLFISHNIAVVRQVSDRIAVMYLGRIVEVGPTEEVFNNPSHPYTKLLLSSVPKMTTGSKISSAPNGELQSIKSAMVGCRFRGRCPVAIAECATTDPSLNLVEGTHQAACLLV; the protein is encoded by the coding sequence ATGAGTCAAGCCGTACTTTCAGCCGAGAATGTTGTAAAGCACTTTGCAAAGCGCCAATCAATTGTTGATCGCTTGCGCAAGAAAGAAATTTTTAATGTTCCGGCAATTGATGGCGTAACGCTCGATCTCAGAGCAGGTGAGACTCTTGGCCTCGTTGGTGAATCCGGGTGTGGTAAATCAACTCTGGGTCGGACACTCGTTGGTCTTTATACCGCTTCGGAGGGCTTTATCTCGCTCAAGGGAAAAAAAGTGACTGCGGAGCGCACTCTTGATGAGCGCCGTAGCGTGCAGATGGTCTTTCAGGACCCATTCTCATCGCTTAATCCACGTTTGACCGTAGGCGAAGTTCTTCGAGAAGCGCTCTCCTTCCATAATCTTGTACCCAAAGAGAAAGTTGAAGCGCGCTCTCTCGAACTGCTTGCCCTCGTCGGGTTGCCGATGGATGCACTCCAGTCGTACCCGCGCCAATTTTCCGGTGGGCAACGTCAACGCATTGGTATCGCTCGGGCACTTGCCCTAGAACCTGAGGTGTTGATCGCAGACGAAGTTGTTTCAGCGCTGGATGTATCCGTTCAAGCATCTGTTGTAAACCTCCTGATGGATCTAAAGCGGGACCTCGGACTGACCATGCTCTTTATTTCGCACAACATTGCCGTTGTACGTCAAGTTAGCGATCGCATCGCGGTTATGTACTTAGGACGCATTGTCGAAGTTGGGCCGACCGAAGAGGTCTTTAATAATCCTTCACACCCCTATACAAAGCTTCTCTTGAGTTCTGTACCAAAGATGACCACGGGCTCAAAGATTTCATCTGCTCCAAATGGCGAACTACAGTCCATTAAGAGCGCAATGGTTGGATGCCGCTTCCGTGGCCGTTGCCCCGTTGCGATTGCTGAATGTGCAACAACTGATCCAAGTTTGAATCTAGTGGAAGGAACCCATCAGGCAGCCTGCCTCCTGGTTTGA
- a CDS encoding ABC transporter ATP-binding protein yields MSTPLISVRDLSVEIKTDRGLLQAIRGVSFDVDSADSIGIVGESGSGKSITLKAILGLLPSNARVSSGSIFVEGKDVSTLDHKSRRALLSHNTGMIFQDAIAALNPVIKVGEQVSEVPRYRLGKSKEESKQIALSLMERVGITDGESRYDLYPHQLSGGLRQRIAIAIALSGSPKILFCDEPTTALDVTIQAQVLRLLNELRHNSGLGIVFVTHDLAVVNELCDDIKVMYAGRFVESGNVQGTFKIPTHPYTFSLLKAAPDPDMAVHRLFTISGEAPNLTKPVLGCPFAPRCFAVEEQCLSAEPNLAPIENSQSACFKSTDHKEWATAASGSGVTE; encoded by the coding sequence ATGAGTACTCCGCTCATTTCCGTCAGGGACCTTTCGGTCGAGATCAAGACTGACCGCGGTCTGCTCCAGGCGATTCGTGGAGTCTCATTTGATGTGGATTCAGCGGATTCCATCGGTATCGTTGGCGAGTCGGGTAGCGGCAAATCAATCACTCTCAAGGCAATTCTTGGACTCTTACCAAGCAATGCCCGCGTTTCCTCGGGCTCGATTTTCGTCGAAGGCAAGGATGTTTCAACGCTTGACCATAAGAGCCGGCGGGCGCTGCTTTCGCATAACACCGGAATGATTTTCCAAGATGCAATTGCCGCCCTTAACCCAGTTATCAAGGTCGGGGAGCAAGTCTCAGAAGTTCCACGCTATCGTCTTGGCAAGAGTAAAGAAGAGTCGAAGCAGATCGCACTCTCATTGATGGAACGAGTAGGAATTACCGATGGGGAGTCTCGGTACGATCTTTATCCGCACCAACTCTCTGGTGGTTTGCGCCAGCGTATTGCAATCGCAATTGCACTTTCTGGAAGTCCTAAGATTCTCTTCTGCGATGAGCCAACTACCGCCCTCGATGTGACAATCCAGGCACAGGTCCTTCGACTCCTGAATGAACTTCGCCATAATTCCGGCCTTGGAATAGTTTTTGTTACTCACGATCTTGCTGTAGTAAACGAATTGTGCGACGACATCAAAGTTATGTACGCGGGACGTTTCGTTGAATCGGGGAATGTGCAAGGAACCTTTAAAATTCCAACACATCCGTATACATTTTCTCTTCTCAAAGCCGCCCCAGATCCAGATATGGCAGTGCACCGTCTCTTCACGATCTCCGGTGAAGCCCCAAACCTCACCAAGCCGGTATTGGGTTGTCCATTTGCCCCACGTTGCTTCGCTGTAGAAGAGCAGTGTCTTTCTGCAGAACCGAATCTCGCTCCTATCGAGAATTCACAGAGCGCGTGTTTCAAATCTACAGACCACAAAGAATGGGCTACGGCTGCGTCAGGAAGTGGTGTAACAGAATGA
- a CDS encoding ABC transporter permease — protein sequence MKSKKTLYIGTGLLGFLVLVAIIAPLISPYDPNEQDLLNTLLGPGSHHWLGTDPLGRDVFTRLIYGARVDLTIGLLAVILPYLIGVSLGLLTGWLGGATDSVVMRIVDTVIAFPFYVLAIALIFVFGPGIKSIIVAITLVGWVAYSRIVRANVLVAKEQDYVHAARLTGLPTFRILRRHLLPNVISQSIVFAMSDIVLSILAIVSLGYLGLGVPVPTAEWGSMIQEGQSYIMNQWWLSTLPGLMVVYVGFSLSLIGDGLVARLER from the coding sequence GTGAAGTCCAAAAAGACTTTATATATTGGTACAGGACTTCTCGGGTTTCTCGTACTTGTTGCAATTATCGCACCACTGATTTCCCCATACGATCCGAACGAACAAGATTTATTGAACACCCTATTAGGACCTGGCTCTCATCACTGGCTCGGCACGGACCCACTGGGTCGCGATGTCTTCACTCGCCTCATTTACGGAGCTCGGGTTGACCTGACAATTGGGCTTCTGGCGGTCATTCTCCCTTACCTCATTGGCGTTTCGCTTGGTCTGCTAACCGGATGGCTAGGTGGTGCAACTGACTCAGTGGTCATGCGCATTGTAGATACCGTGATTGCTTTCCCATTTTATGTTCTGGCGATTGCACTTATCTTCGTCTTCGGGCCAGGCATAAAAAGCATTATCGTGGCAATTACTTTGGTGGGGTGGGTTGCCTACTCTCGAATTGTGCGAGCAAACGTGCTTGTTGCAAAAGAGCAAGATTACGTGCATGCTGCCCGGCTCACGGGCCTTCCGACCTTTCGCATTCTTCGACGTCATCTCCTGCCGAATGTGATTTCCCAATCAATTGTTTTTGCGATGAGCGATATCGTCCTGAGCATCTTGGCGATCGTCTCTCTCGGCTATCTCGGACTGGGTGTTCCAGTGCCAACTGCCGAGTGGGGTTCAATGATTCAAGAAGGTCAGTCCTACATCATGAATCAATGGTGGCTCTCCACACTTCCAGGACTTATGGTCGTTTACGTCGGATTCTCACTCTCACTCATTGGCGATGGACTTGTCGCACGTCTGGAGCGCTAA